In the genome of Parus major isolate Abel chromosome 2, Parus_major1.1, whole genome shotgun sequence, one region contains:
- the MC4R gene encoding melanocortin receptor 4 — protein sequence MNFTQHRGTLQPLHFRNHSYRLHGGASEPNAKGHSSGGCYEQLFVSPEVFVTLGIISLLENVLVIVAIAKNKNLHSPMYFFICSLAVADMLVSVSNGSETIVITLLNNTDTDAQSFTINIDNVIDSVICSSLLASICSLLSIAVDRYFTIFYALQYHNIMTVKRVGVIITCIWAACTVSGILFIIYSDSSVVIICLISMFFTMLILMASLYVHMFMMARMHIKKIAVLPGTGPVRQGANMKGAITLTILIGVFVVCWAPFFLHLIFYISCPYNPYCVCFMSHFNFYLILIMCNSIIDPLIYAFRSQELRKTFKEIKCCCSLRGLCDFPGKY from the coding sequence ATGAATTTCACCCAGCATCGTGGGACACTCCAGCCTCTCCATTTCCGGAACCACAGCTACAGACTGCACGGAGGAGCCAGCGAGCCCAACGCGAAGGGCCACTCCTCAGGAGGCTGCTACGAGCAACTCTTTGTATCCCCTGAGGTGTTTGTGACTCTGGGCATCATCAGCTTGCTGGAGAACGTCTTGGTCATTGTGGCGATAGCCAAGAACAAGAACCTCCATTCGCCCATGTACTTCTTCATCTGTAGCTTGGCAGTGGCTGACATGCTAGTGAGTGTATCTAATGGATCAGAAACCATTGTCATCACGCTGCTAAACAACACCGACACAGATGCACAGAGCTTTACCATAAACATTGACAATGTCATCGACTCAGTCATTTGCAGTTCCTTGCTTGCATCAATTTGCAGTCTTCTCTCAATAGCAGTGGACAGGTACTTTACCATCTTTTACGCCCTCCAGTATCATAACATCATGACAGTGAAGCGTGTAGGGGTTATCATCACATGCATCTGGGCTGCTTGCACAGTCTCAGGCATTTTGTTCATCATTTACTCTGACAGCAGTGTTGTCATCATCTGCCTAATCAGCATGTTCTTCACTATGCTCATTCTCATGGCATCCCTCTATGTCCACATGTTTATGATGGCTCGTATGCACATAAAAAAGATTGCTGTTCTTCCAGGGACTGGCCCTGTTCGCCAAGGGGCCAACATGAAAGGGGCCATCACTCTCACCATCCTCATTGGAGTTTTTGTTGTGTGCTGGGCTCCATTTTTCCTACACCTGATTTTCTACATCTCCTGCCCCTACAACCCTTACTGTGTGTGCTTCATGTCCCACTTCAACTTCTACCTCATCCTCATCATGTGCAATTCCATCATCGATCCACTTATCTATGCATTCCGGAGTCAGGAGCTCAGGAAAACATTCAAGGAGATTAAATGCTGCTGTAGCCTGAGAGGGCTTTGTGATTTCCCTGGCAAATATTAA